A section of the Pseudomonas tritici genome encodes:
- a CDS encoding ATP-binding response regulator: MAKRSEDQQRALAGLLGLGNHSARKSHYPELAARLDELEAERNRYIRLNDELEQRVAARTDELLEANLNLQQQIAQREQIEQDLRDARDAAQAANRSKDKYLAAASHDLLQPLNAARLLIATLRERQLPSVEQVLVERTHQALEGAEDLLTDLLDISRLDQAAVKPDVALYRLDELFAPLVSEFQSVAQAAGLNLRVRTGCYAINTDLRLLTRILRNFLSNACRYTDEGCILLGARRRGDRLRLEVWDTGRGIAADRLEAIFLEFNQLDVGRASDRKGVGLGLAIVERIAEILGYPIAVRSWPGRGSMFSIEVPLSDEMPLPISQLPVQPTTGNPLPGRRLLVIDNEVSILESMRALLGQWGCEVVTATDQAGALLALQGRAPELILADYHLDHGVVGCAVVKHLREHFEQHIPAVIITADRTDQCRRALRRLEAPLLNKPVKPGKLRAVLSQLLA; encoded by the coding sequence ATGGCGAAGCGCTCTGAGGACCAGCAACGCGCCCTCGCGGGGTTGCTGGGGCTGGGCAATCACTCCGCGCGCAAGAGCCATTACCCGGAACTCGCCGCGCGACTGGACGAGCTGGAGGCCGAGCGCAACCGCTATATCCGCCTCAACGATGAGCTGGAACAGCGCGTCGCCGCGCGCACCGATGAACTGCTCGAAGCCAACCTCAACCTGCAACAGCAGATCGCCCAGCGCGAACAGATCGAACAGGACCTGCGCGATGCCCGTGACGCCGCCCAGGCCGCCAACCGCAGCAAGGACAAATACCTCGCCGCCGCCAGCCATGACCTGCTGCAGCCGTTGAATGCCGCGCGATTGCTGATCGCCACCTTGCGCGAGCGACAGTTGCCCAGCGTTGAGCAGGTGCTGGTGGAGCGCACGCACCAGGCGCTGGAAGGTGCCGAGGATTTGCTCACCGATTTGCTGGATATTTCGCGGCTGGATCAGGCGGCGGTCAAACCGGATGTGGCGCTGTATCGCCTCGACGAGCTGTTCGCGCCGCTGGTCTCGGAGTTTCAATCGGTGGCCCAGGCGGCCGGGTTGAACCTGCGGGTGCGCACCGGCTGTTATGCGATCAATACCGACCTGCGGCTGCTGACGCGGATTCTGCGTAATTTCCTCAGCAATGCCTGTCGTTATACCGACGAAGGTTGCATCCTGCTCGGTGCTCGACGCCGAGGGGATCGCCTGCGCCTGGAAGTGTGGGACACCGGTCGCGGGATTGCGGCCGACCGGCTGGAGGCGATCTTCCTCGAGTTCAACCAGCTCGACGTCGGCCGCGCCTCGGACCGCAAGGGGGTAGGGCTGGGGCTGGCGATTGTCGAGCGTATCGCCGAGATTCTGGGGTATCCGATTGCCGTGCGTTCCTGGCCGGGGCGGGGTTCGATGTTCAGCATCGAGGTGCCGTTGAGTGACGAAATGCCCCTGCCGATCAGCCAGTTGCCGGTGCAACCGACCACGGGCAACCCGCTGCCGGGGCGGCGTTTGCTGGTGATCGACAACGAAGTGAGCATCCTCGAGAGCATGCGCGCGCTGCTCGGGCAGTGGGGCTGCGAAGTGGTCACCGCCACCGACCAGGCGGGTGCGTTGCTGGCCTTGCAGGGCAGGGCGCCGGAGCTGATCCTGGCGGACTATCACTTGGACCATGGGGTGGTGGGCTGTGCGGTGGTCAAGCACCTGCGCGAGCATTTCGAGCAGCACATTCCTGCGGTGATCATCACGGCTGACCGTACTGACCAATGCCGACGTGCCTTGCGTCGCCTCGAAGCACCGCTGTTGAACAAACCGGTTAAGCCCGGCAAATTGCGCGCGGTGTTGAGTCAGTTATTGGCCTAG
- a CDS encoding DASS family sodium-coupled anion symporter — protein MSAASFKLPLGLVIAVLVMTGVLLLPLPADLPVAGHRMLAILAFAVVVWITEAVSYEASAIMITSLIAFLLGTAPSLQDPTHVIGTSPAISMALTGFSNPALALVAGALFIAAAMTHTGLDRRIALVTLSRVGTSTRRILLGAIAVTILLSLVVPSATARSACVVPIMMGVIAAFGVDKRSNIAAGIMIVVAQGTSIWNVGIQTAAAQNLLTVGFMDKMLGQRVSWIDWLIAGAPWALIMSAVLLFLVLKLLPPETDSIPGGKEAVAQSLVEIGPMTGPQKRLLSVSVLLLLAWATEGRLHSFDTTSTTYAGLVFLLLPGIGVMTWKDVQSRIPWGTVIVFGVGISLGTALLTTQAGQWLGSAVVAHTGLDQVGPLGVFAILGAFLILIHLGFASATALTSALLPILIAVLQTLPGDFSRLGMTMLLGFVMSYGFILPINAPQNMVCLGTGTFTARQFANVGILVTLIGYLLMLVFAATYWSWLGWVGFD, from the coding sequence ATGAGCGCGGCATCCTTTAAATTACCCTTGGGCCTGGTTATCGCGGTGCTGGTAATGACCGGCGTGCTGCTGTTGCCGCTGCCCGCCGACTTGCCGGTGGCCGGGCACCGCATGCTGGCGATCCTCGCGTTTGCCGTGGTGGTGTGGATCACCGAAGCGGTGTCCTATGAAGCCAGCGCGATCATGATCACTTCGCTGATAGCGTTTTTGCTGGGTACCGCGCCGTCGCTGCAAGACCCGACGCATGTGATCGGCACCAGCCCGGCGATCAGCATGGCCCTTACCGGGTTCTCCAACCCGGCGTTGGCGCTGGTGGCCGGCGCGCTGTTTATCGCCGCCGCCATGACCCACACCGGCCTGGATCGGCGCATCGCCTTGGTGACGTTGAGTCGGGTCGGCACCAGCACCCGGCGCATCCTGCTGGGGGCGATTGCGGTGACTATCCTGCTCAGCCTGGTGGTGCCTAGCGCTACGGCGCGCAGTGCCTGCGTGGTGCCGATCATGATGGGTGTGATCGCGGCCTTTGGTGTCGACAAACGCTCGAATATCGCCGCCGGCATCATGATCGTCGTCGCCCAGGGCACCAGCATCTGGAACGTCGGCATCCAGACCGCCGCCGCACAGAACCTGCTGACGGTTGGCTTCATGGACAAGATGCTGGGGCAGCGCGTGTCATGGATCGACTGGCTGATCGCCGGCGCGCCGTGGGCATTGATCATGTCGGCGGTGTTGCTGTTCCTGGTGCTCAAATTGCTGCCGCCGGAAACCGACAGCATCCCCGGCGGTAAAGAGGCGGTGGCGCAGTCGCTGGTGGAGATAGGGCCCATGACCGGGCCGCAGAAGCGCCTGTTGAGCGTTTCGGTATTGCTGCTGCTGGCCTGGGCCACGGAAGGGCGCCTGCACAGTTTCGACACCACCTCCACGACCTACGCCGGGCTGGTGTTTCTGCTATTGCCGGGTATCGGCGTGATGACCTGGAAGGATGTGCAGTCACGCATTCCGTGGGGCACGGTGATTGTGTTCGGGGTTGGCATCAGCCTCGGCACGGCGCTGCTGACCACCCAGGCCGGGCAATGGCTGGGTTCTGCTGTCGTGGCCCACACGGGGCTGGATCAAGTTGGGCCCTTGGGTGTGTTTGCGATTCTTGGCGCATTCCTGATCCTGATTCACCTGGGATTCGCCAGCGCCACGGCGTTGACCTCGGCGTTGCTGCCGATTTTGATCGCGGTGCTGCAGACCTTGCCGGGGGATTTCAGCCGGTTGGGCATGACCATGCTGTTGGGGTTTGTGATGAGCTATGGGTTTATCCTGCCGATCAATGCGCCGCAGAACATGGTGTGCCTGGGGACGGGGACGTTTACGGCGCGGCAGTTTGCCAACGTGGGGATTCTGGTGACGCTGATTGGGTACCTGTTGATGTTGGTGTTTGCGGCGACTTATTGGAGTTGGTTGGGTTGGGTTGGGTTTGATTGA
- a CDS encoding MFS transporter, with product MNTYTPHTWEPHERPSLPGSPSTPLHPTHKRWLFAMVGVLVAITGGLGNALVIANLQYLQGALGATTAEMAWLPAAYVMTNVCMNLLLVKFRQQFGLRAFTEVFLVLYALVTFGHLFVNDLSSAIAVRAAHGMVGAALSSLGLYYMIQAFPAKWRLKALVLGLGTAQLALPLARLFSEDLLQIAEWRGLYLFELGLALICLGCVFLLKLPPGDRFKTFEKLDFLTFAILATGVALLCAVLSLGRIDWWLEAPWIGVASACSLVLIMAGLAIEHNRSNPMLMTRWLGSGTMIRLALAVVLIRMVLSEQSTGAVGFMQMLNMSYQQMHTLYVVMLAGAIAGLVVSALTINPAHLLMPLVISLALMATGSVMDSFSSNLTRPQNLYISQFLLGFGGTFFLGPTMVLGTKNVLTNPRNLVSFSVMFGICQNLGGLMGAALLGTFQIVREKYHSSMIVEHLTLLDPRVAARVQSGGSAYGGIVADPELRNLMGIRSLATAATREANVMAYNDVFMLIAIIAILTMSWIFIRSLWLMSTTKAATTPVQPSGAPS from the coding sequence ATGAACACATACACTCCCCACACCTGGGAACCCCACGAGCGGCCAAGCCTCCCCGGTTCACCGTCAACCCCGCTGCACCCCACGCACAAGCGTTGGCTGTTCGCGATGGTCGGCGTGCTGGTGGCAATCACCGGGGGCCTGGGCAACGCGCTGGTGATCGCCAACCTGCAATACCTGCAAGGCGCACTCGGTGCGACCACCGCCGAAATGGCCTGGCTGCCCGCCGCCTATGTCATGACCAACGTATGCATGAACCTGTTGCTGGTGAAGTTCCGCCAACAGTTCGGCCTGCGCGCATTCACCGAGGTGTTCCTGGTGCTCTATGCCCTAGTCACTTTCGGCCACTTGTTCGTCAACGACCTCAGCTCAGCCATCGCCGTGCGGGCGGCCCACGGTATGGTGGGCGCGGCGCTGAGTTCATTGGGTTTGTACTACATGATCCAGGCATTCCCGGCCAAGTGGCGTTTGAAGGCGCTGGTGCTCGGGCTGGGCACGGCGCAACTGGCGTTGCCATTGGCGCGGTTGTTCTCCGAAGATTTGCTGCAAATCGCCGAATGGCGCGGGTTGTACCTGTTCGAGCTGGGCCTGGCGCTGATCTGCCTGGGCTGTGTGTTCCTGCTCAAGTTGCCGCCGGGCGATCGCTTCAAGACCTTCGAAAAACTCGACTTCCTCACCTTCGCCATCCTCGCGACCGGCGTCGCCTTGCTCTGCGCAGTGCTGTCCCTGGGCCGCATCGACTGGTGGCTGGAAGCCCCGTGGATCGGCGTGGCCTCGGCCTGCTCCCTGGTGTTGATCATGGCCGGCCTCGCCATCGAGCATAACCGCAGCAACCCGATGCTGATGACCCGCTGGCTCGGCAGCGGCACCATGATTCGCCTGGCGCTGGCGGTGGTGCTGATTCGCATGGTGCTGTCCGAGCAGTCCACCGGCGCCGTGGGTTTCATGCAGATGCTGAACATGAGCTACCAGCAGATGCACACGCTGTACGTGGTGATGCTGGCCGGGGCAATTGCCGGGCTGGTGGTGAGTGCGTTGACGATCAACCCGGCGCACTTGCTGATGCCGCTGGTGATTTCCCTGGCGCTGATGGCCACGGGGTCGGTGATGGACAGCTTCTCCAGCAACCTGACCCGTCCGCAGAATCTGTACATCAGCCAGTTCCTGCTAGGCTTCGGCGGTACGTTCTTCCTCGGGCCGACCATGGTGCTGGGCACCAAGAACGTGTTGACCAACCCGCGCAACCTGGTGAGTTTTTCGGTGATGTTCGGTATTTGCCAGAACCTCGGCGGCCTGATGGGTGCGGCGTTGCTTGGCACCTTCCAGATCGTGCGCGAGAAGTATCACTCCAGCATGATCGTCGAGCACCTGACGCTGCTCGACCCGCGTGTGGCCGCGCGAGTGCAGAGCGGCGGTTCAGCCTACGGCGGTATTGTCGCCGACCCCGAGCTGCGTAATCTGATGGGCATTCGCAGCCTCGCCACGGCGGCCACCCGTGAAGCGAACGTGATGGCCTACAACGATGTCTTCATGCTGATCGCGATCATCGCGATACTGACCATGAGCTGGATCTTTATCCGCAGTCTGTGGCTGATGAGCACCACCAAGGCAGCAACCACTCCCGTTCAACCCAGCGGCGCACCTTCATGA